A genomic window from Nematostella vectensis chromosome 9, jaNemVect1.1, whole genome shotgun sequence includes:
- the LOC5504901 gene encoding serine/threonine-protein kinase PAK 1 isoform X2, with protein sequence MADEERPPAPPIRLTSKDASNSLGSKPLPNAPVEEKKKKTATFRLFPNKTEYNKKNKPEISYPTQFEHTIHVGFDPVTGEFTGMPEAWARLLQVSNITQAEQKKNPQAVLDVLNFYDSSKDKTEPTKFWTTVKPAYAHKHRSSSSSSEHICSHHKIPHDTSSPCTSPSQDPSAPPLSCSPFACSSAKSQQQQQPLNRKGSFRLKLKRSLSKKRRKSLPSSTCNHCNDCKETLKTKEPSRKHSTPARTGSQRESTERVPSVSRSDTSSSLTGSSPASLGDELESTLSLRSEPIRTSNDSSKLNSSPSKGQTQPSSRPPIGENTYVPPPPPHATPTHTITEHGSSNSVNDDAQPPAIPSRPEHTKSKYIPNEPVTIKPKDDEKASDHPAKPSHGQVQARDKRKKKMSDEEILARLRTIVSIGDPKKKYTKFEKIGQGASGTVYTAIEVATGHEVAIKQMNLSQQPKKELIINEILVMRENKHPNIVNYVDSYLVGEELWVVMEYLAGGSLTDVVTETCMDEGQIAAVCRECLQALEFLHSNGVIHRDIKSDNILLGMDGQVKLTDFGFCATITPEQNKRSTMVGTPYWMAPEVVTRKQYGPRVDVWSLGIMAIEMVEGEPPYLNENPLRALYLIATNGTPELAHPEKLSPVFKDFLAQSLEMDVEKRSSARELLQHPFLKQAKPLASLVPLILAAKEATSRAH encoded by the exons atggcggatgaAGAGAGACCGCCGGCCCCTCCTATTCGACTTACGAGCAAAGACGCTTCGAACTCTCTTGGCTCCAAACCTCTTCCGAATGCTCCGgtggaagaaaagaagaagaaaacagcGACATTTCGTCTGTTCCCAAACAAGACAGAAT ataacaagaaaaacaaaccgGAAATCTCGTACCCAACTCAGTTCGAGCATACGATTCATGTGGGTTTTGATCCTGTTACTGGAGAATTTACG ggGATGCCGGAGGCATGGGCACGTCTCCTCCAAGTGTCAAACATCACCCAGGCCGAACAGAAAAAGAACCCACAG GCGGTTCTGGATGTACTGAATTTCTATGACAGTAGTAAAGACAAAACTGAGCCCACCAAGTTCTGGACAACTGTCAAGCCTGCCTATG CTCACAAGCATCGATCCTCCTCTTCTTCATCTGAGCATATCTGTTCCCATCACAAGATTCCCCATGATACCAGTAGCCCATGTACCTCGCCAAGCCAGGACCCATCAGCCCCACCCCTTTCTTGTTCCCCTTTTGCTTGCTCCTCAGCTAAaagccaacaacaacaacaaccactaAACCGTAAAGGAAGCTTTCGCTTAAAACTCAAACGGAGCTTATCAAAGAAGCGCAGGAAATCCCTGCCTTCTTCGACCTGTAACCATTGTAATGATTGTAAAGAGACTTTAAAAACTAAAGAACCAAGCCGTAAACATTCGACACCGGCCAGGACTGGGTCACAGCGAGAATCTACCGAGAGGGTACCATCTGTGTCGAGATCTGATACTTCAAGTTCACTTACGGGTTCGTCACCGGCGTCGCTCGGCGATGAGCTTGAATCCACCCTTAGTCTTCGTTCTGAACCCATACGCACAAGTAACGATTCCTCAAAGCTTAATTCATCTCCTTCTAAAG GCCAGACTCAACCATCCAGTAGGCCACCTATTGGGGAGAACACGTACGTCCCCCCTCCGCCTCCACATGCTACGCCTACACAT ACAATAACTGAACACGGGTCAAGTAATTCAGTCAATGACGATGCACAGCCTCCAGCTATACCATCACGGCCAGAGCACACAAAATCTAAG TATATACCGAATGAACCAGTGACCATAAAGCCGAAAGATGATGAAAAAG CCAGTGATCACCCAGCCAAGCCATCTCATGGGCAAGTACAAGCCCGGGACaaaaggaagaagaaaatgtcaGATGAGGAAATCCTAGCTAGACTCA GAACTATAGTCAGCATCGGTGatcctaaaaagaaatataCAAAGTTTGAGAAGATTGGTCAGGG AGCCTCTGGAACTGTGTACACAGCCATAGAAGTTGCAACTGGGCATGAG GTTGCCATCAAACAGATGAACCTTTCCCAGCAGCCAAAGAAGGAACTGATCATCAATGAGATTTTAGTCATGAGAGAGAATAAACACCCAAATATTGTCAACTATGTTGACAGTTACCTAGTCGGCGAGGAACTCTGG GTTGTCATGGAGTACCTTGCTGGTGGCTCCCTGACAGATGTTGTGACTGAGACATGTATGGATGAAGGGCAGATAGCTGCCGTCTGTAGAGAG TGTTTACAAGCCCTTGAGTTCCTACACAGTAATGGTGTGATCCATAGAGATATCAAAAGTGATAATATTCTTCTTGGTATGGACGGGCAAGTAAAGCTAA CTGATTTTGGCTTTTGCGCTACCATTACCCCTGAGCAGAATAAACGCTCCACCATGGTTGGCACGCCCTATTGGATGGCACCGGAAGTCGTCACGAGAAAACAGTATGGCCCCCGG GTTGATGTGTGGAGTTTAGGAATCATGGCCATAGAAATGGTTGAGGGGGAACCGCCATATCTGAATGAAAATCCACTCAGA GCGTTATATCTCATCGCCACGAACGGCACACCTGAACTTGCGCACCCAGAGAAGCTTTCGCCAGTCTTCAAAGACTTCCTTGCTCAGTCACTAGAGATGGATGTAGAAAAGCGCTCCTCTGCACGGGAACTATTACAA CACCCGTTCTTGAAGCAAGCCAAGCCACTAGCAAGTTTGGTGCCCCTCATCTTAGCAGCCAAGGAGGCCACTTCAAGGGCTCACTAA
- the LOC5504901 gene encoding serine/threonine-protein kinase PAK 2 isoform X1: protein MLKITPSSKMKTGEQSPSRKLVVKYIQPSPHSKPTGKPTPQQFRSPQKVVQISVPRAGLQAAQNARYSKNQTGSKCQIKMPLIQVNINKFGIQGMPEAWARLLQVSNITQAEQKKNPQAVLDVLNFYDSSKDKTEPTKFWTTVKPAYAHKHRSSSSSSEHICSHHKIPHDTSSPCTSPSQDPSAPPLSCSPFACSSAKSQQQQQPLNRKGSFRLKLKRSLSKKRRKSLPSSTCNHCNDCKETLKTKEPSRKHSTPARTGSQRESTERVPSVSRSDTSSSLTGSSPASLGDELESTLSLRSEPIRTSNDSSKLNSSPSKGQTQPSSRPPIGENTYVPPPPPHATPTHTITEHGSSNSVNDDAQPPAIPSRPEHTKSKYIPNEPVTIKPKDDEKASDHPAKPSHGQVQARDKRKKKMSDEEILARLRTIVSIGDPKKKYTKFEKIGQGASGTVYTAIEVATGHEVAIKQMNLSQQPKKELIINEILVMRENKHPNIVNYVDSYLVGEELWVVMEYLAGGSLTDVVTETCMDEGQIAAVCRECLQALEFLHSNGVIHRDIKSDNILLGMDGQVKLTDFGFCATITPEQNKRSTMVGTPYWMAPEVVTRKQYGPRVDVWSLGIMAIEMVEGEPPYLNENPLRALYLIATNGTPELAHPEKLSPVFKDFLAQSLEMDVEKRSSARELLQHPFLKQAKPLASLVPLILAAKEATSRAH from the exons ATGCTAAAGATCACACCGAGTTCAAAGATGAAGACCGGAGAACAATCTCCAAGTCGTAAACTCGTGGTAAAGTACATTCAACCTTCACCGCATTCTAAACCAACGGGAAAACCTACACCGCAGCAATTTAGAAGTCCTCAGAAAGTTGTACAAATATCTGTTCCCCGAGCGGGACTCCAGGCCGCACAAAACGCACGATACTCGAAAAACCAAACTGGATCGAAATGCCAAATAAAGATGCCATTAATCCAAGTGAACATCAACAAATTCGGAATCCAG ggGATGCCGGAGGCATGGGCACGTCTCCTCCAAGTGTCAAACATCACCCAGGCCGAACAGAAAAAGAACCCACAG GCGGTTCTGGATGTACTGAATTTCTATGACAGTAGTAAAGACAAAACTGAGCCCACCAAGTTCTGGACAACTGTCAAGCCTGCCTATG CTCACAAGCATCGATCCTCCTCTTCTTCATCTGAGCATATCTGTTCCCATCACAAGATTCCCCATGATACCAGTAGCCCATGTACCTCGCCAAGCCAGGACCCATCAGCCCCACCCCTTTCTTGTTCCCCTTTTGCTTGCTCCTCAGCTAAaagccaacaacaacaacaaccactaAACCGTAAAGGAAGCTTTCGCTTAAAACTCAAACGGAGCTTATCAAAGAAGCGCAGGAAATCCCTGCCTTCTTCGACCTGTAACCATTGTAATGATTGTAAAGAGACTTTAAAAACTAAAGAACCAAGCCGTAAACATTCGACACCGGCCAGGACTGGGTCACAGCGAGAATCTACCGAGAGGGTACCATCTGTGTCGAGATCTGATACTTCAAGTTCACTTACGGGTTCGTCACCGGCGTCGCTCGGCGATGAGCTTGAATCCACCCTTAGTCTTCGTTCTGAACCCATACGCACAAGTAACGATTCCTCAAAGCTTAATTCATCTCCTTCTAAAG GCCAGACTCAACCATCCAGTAGGCCACCTATTGGGGAGAACACGTACGTCCCCCCTCCGCCTCCACATGCTACGCCTACACAT ACAATAACTGAACACGGGTCAAGTAATTCAGTCAATGACGATGCACAGCCTCCAGCTATACCATCACGGCCAGAGCACACAAAATCTAAG TATATACCGAATGAACCAGTGACCATAAAGCCGAAAGATGATGAAAAAG CCAGTGATCACCCAGCCAAGCCATCTCATGGGCAAGTACAAGCCCGGGACaaaaggaagaagaaaatgtcaGATGAGGAAATCCTAGCTAGACTCA GAACTATAGTCAGCATCGGTGatcctaaaaagaaatataCAAAGTTTGAGAAGATTGGTCAGGG AGCCTCTGGAACTGTGTACACAGCCATAGAAGTTGCAACTGGGCATGAG GTTGCCATCAAACAGATGAACCTTTCCCAGCAGCCAAAGAAGGAACTGATCATCAATGAGATTTTAGTCATGAGAGAGAATAAACACCCAAATATTGTCAACTATGTTGACAGTTACCTAGTCGGCGAGGAACTCTGG GTTGTCATGGAGTACCTTGCTGGTGGCTCCCTGACAGATGTTGTGACTGAGACATGTATGGATGAAGGGCAGATAGCTGCCGTCTGTAGAGAG TGTTTACAAGCCCTTGAGTTCCTACACAGTAATGGTGTGATCCATAGAGATATCAAAAGTGATAATATTCTTCTTGGTATGGACGGGCAAGTAAAGCTAA CTGATTTTGGCTTTTGCGCTACCATTACCCCTGAGCAGAATAAACGCTCCACCATGGTTGGCACGCCCTATTGGATGGCACCGGAAGTCGTCACGAGAAAACAGTATGGCCCCCGG GTTGATGTGTGGAGTTTAGGAATCATGGCCATAGAAATGGTTGAGGGGGAACCGCCATATCTGAATGAAAATCCACTCAGA GCGTTATATCTCATCGCCACGAACGGCACACCTGAACTTGCGCACCCAGAGAAGCTTTCGCCAGTCTTCAAAGACTTCCTTGCTCAGTCACTAGAGATGGATGTAGAAAAGCGCTCCTCTGCACGGGAACTATTACAA CACCCGTTCTTGAAGCAAGCCAAGCCACTAGCAAGTTTGGTGCCCCTCATCTTAGCAGCCAAGGAGGCCACTTCAAGGGCTCACTAA
- the LOC5504901 gene encoding serine/threonine-protein kinase PAK 2 isoform X3, whose protein sequence is MLKITPSSKMKTGEQSPSRKLVVKYIQPSPHSKPTGKPTPQQFRSPQKVVQISVPRAGLQAAQNARYSKNQTGSKCQIKMPLIQVNINKFGIQGMPEAWARLLQVSNITQAEQKKNPQAVLDVLNFYDSSKDKTEPTKFWTTVKPAYGQTQPSSRPPIGENTYVPPPPPHATPTHTITEHGSSNSVNDDAQPPAIPSRPEHTKSKYIPNEPVTIKPKDDEKASDHPAKPSHGQVQARDKRKKKMSDEEILARLRTIVSIGDPKKKYTKFEKIGQGASGTVYTAIEVATGHEVAIKQMNLSQQPKKELIINEILVMRENKHPNIVNYVDSYLVGEELWVVMEYLAGGSLTDVVTETCMDEGQIAAVCRECLQALEFLHSNGVIHRDIKSDNILLGMDGQVKLTDFGFCATITPEQNKRSTMVGTPYWMAPEVVTRKQYGPRVDVWSLGIMAIEMVEGEPPYLNENPLRALYLIATNGTPELAHPEKLSPVFKDFLAQSLEMDVEKRSSARELLQHPFLKQAKPLASLVPLILAAKEATSRAH, encoded by the exons ATGCTAAAGATCACACCGAGTTCAAAGATGAAGACCGGAGAACAATCTCCAAGTCGTAAACTCGTGGTAAAGTACATTCAACCTTCACCGCATTCTAAACCAACGGGAAAACCTACACCGCAGCAATTTAGAAGTCCTCAGAAAGTTGTACAAATATCTGTTCCCCGAGCGGGACTCCAGGCCGCACAAAACGCACGATACTCGAAAAACCAAACTGGATCGAAATGCCAAATAAAGATGCCATTAATCCAAGTGAACATCAACAAATTCGGAATCCAG ggGATGCCGGAGGCATGGGCACGTCTCCTCCAAGTGTCAAACATCACCCAGGCCGAACAGAAAAAGAACCCACAG GCGGTTCTGGATGTACTGAATTTCTATGACAGTAGTAAAGACAAAACTGAGCCCACCAAGTTCTGGACAACTGTCAAGCCTGCCTATG GCCAGACTCAACCATCCAGTAGGCCACCTATTGGGGAGAACACGTACGTCCCCCCTCCGCCTCCACATGCTACGCCTACACAT ACAATAACTGAACACGGGTCAAGTAATTCAGTCAATGACGATGCACAGCCTCCAGCTATACCATCACGGCCAGAGCACACAAAATCTAAG TATATACCGAATGAACCAGTGACCATAAAGCCGAAAGATGATGAAAAAG CCAGTGATCACCCAGCCAAGCCATCTCATGGGCAAGTACAAGCCCGGGACaaaaggaagaagaaaatgtcaGATGAGGAAATCCTAGCTAGACTCA GAACTATAGTCAGCATCGGTGatcctaaaaagaaatataCAAAGTTTGAGAAGATTGGTCAGGG AGCCTCTGGAACTGTGTACACAGCCATAGAAGTTGCAACTGGGCATGAG GTTGCCATCAAACAGATGAACCTTTCCCAGCAGCCAAAGAAGGAACTGATCATCAATGAGATTTTAGTCATGAGAGAGAATAAACACCCAAATATTGTCAACTATGTTGACAGTTACCTAGTCGGCGAGGAACTCTGG GTTGTCATGGAGTACCTTGCTGGTGGCTCCCTGACAGATGTTGTGACTGAGACATGTATGGATGAAGGGCAGATAGCTGCCGTCTGTAGAGAG TGTTTACAAGCCCTTGAGTTCCTACACAGTAATGGTGTGATCCATAGAGATATCAAAAGTGATAATATTCTTCTTGGTATGGACGGGCAAGTAAAGCTAA CTGATTTTGGCTTTTGCGCTACCATTACCCCTGAGCAGAATAAACGCTCCACCATGGTTGGCACGCCCTATTGGATGGCACCGGAAGTCGTCACGAGAAAACAGTATGGCCCCCGG GTTGATGTGTGGAGTTTAGGAATCATGGCCATAGAAATGGTTGAGGGGGAACCGCCATATCTGAATGAAAATCCACTCAGA GCGTTATATCTCATCGCCACGAACGGCACACCTGAACTTGCGCACCCAGAGAAGCTTTCGCCAGTCTTCAAAGACTTCCTTGCTCAGTCACTAGAGATGGATGTAGAAAAGCGCTCCTCTGCACGGGAACTATTACAA CACCCGTTCTTGAAGCAAGCCAAGCCACTAGCAAGTTTGGTGCCCCTCATCTTAGCAGCCAAGGAGGCCACTTCAAGGGCTCACTAA
- the LOC5504901 gene encoding serine/threonine-protein kinase PAK 3 isoform X4: MADEERPPAPPIRLTSKDASNSLGSKPLPNAPVEEKKKKTATFRLFPNKTEYNKKNKPEISYPTQFEHTIHVGFDPVTGEFTGMPEAWARLLQVSNITQAEQKKNPQAVLDVLNFYDSSKDKTEPTKFWTTVKPAYGQTQPSSRPPIGENTYVPPPPPHATPTHTITEHGSSNSVNDDAQPPAIPSRPEHTKSKYIPNEPVTIKPKDDEKASDHPAKPSHGQVQARDKRKKKMSDEEILARLRTIVSIGDPKKKYTKFEKIGQGASGTVYTAIEVATGHEVAIKQMNLSQQPKKELIINEILVMRENKHPNIVNYVDSYLVGEELWVVMEYLAGGSLTDVVTETCMDEGQIAAVCRECLQALEFLHSNGVIHRDIKSDNILLGMDGQVKLTDFGFCATITPEQNKRSTMVGTPYWMAPEVVTRKQYGPRVDVWSLGIMAIEMVEGEPPYLNENPLRALYLIATNGTPELAHPEKLSPVFKDFLAQSLEMDVEKRSSARELLQHPFLKQAKPLASLVPLILAAKEATSRAH; encoded by the exons atggcggatgaAGAGAGACCGCCGGCCCCTCCTATTCGACTTACGAGCAAAGACGCTTCGAACTCTCTTGGCTCCAAACCTCTTCCGAATGCTCCGgtggaagaaaagaagaagaaaacagcGACATTTCGTCTGTTCCCAAACAAGACAGAAT ataacaagaaaaacaaaccgGAAATCTCGTACCCAACTCAGTTCGAGCATACGATTCATGTGGGTTTTGATCCTGTTACTGGAGAATTTACG ggGATGCCGGAGGCATGGGCACGTCTCCTCCAAGTGTCAAACATCACCCAGGCCGAACAGAAAAAGAACCCACAG GCGGTTCTGGATGTACTGAATTTCTATGACAGTAGTAAAGACAAAACTGAGCCCACCAAGTTCTGGACAACTGTCAAGCCTGCCTATG GCCAGACTCAACCATCCAGTAGGCCACCTATTGGGGAGAACACGTACGTCCCCCCTCCGCCTCCACATGCTACGCCTACACAT ACAATAACTGAACACGGGTCAAGTAATTCAGTCAATGACGATGCACAGCCTCCAGCTATACCATCACGGCCAGAGCACACAAAATCTAAG TATATACCGAATGAACCAGTGACCATAAAGCCGAAAGATGATGAAAAAG CCAGTGATCACCCAGCCAAGCCATCTCATGGGCAAGTACAAGCCCGGGACaaaaggaagaagaaaatgtcaGATGAGGAAATCCTAGCTAGACTCA GAACTATAGTCAGCATCGGTGatcctaaaaagaaatataCAAAGTTTGAGAAGATTGGTCAGGG AGCCTCTGGAACTGTGTACACAGCCATAGAAGTTGCAACTGGGCATGAG GTTGCCATCAAACAGATGAACCTTTCCCAGCAGCCAAAGAAGGAACTGATCATCAATGAGATTTTAGTCATGAGAGAGAATAAACACCCAAATATTGTCAACTATGTTGACAGTTACCTAGTCGGCGAGGAACTCTGG GTTGTCATGGAGTACCTTGCTGGTGGCTCCCTGACAGATGTTGTGACTGAGACATGTATGGATGAAGGGCAGATAGCTGCCGTCTGTAGAGAG TGTTTACAAGCCCTTGAGTTCCTACACAGTAATGGTGTGATCCATAGAGATATCAAAAGTGATAATATTCTTCTTGGTATGGACGGGCAAGTAAAGCTAA CTGATTTTGGCTTTTGCGCTACCATTACCCCTGAGCAGAATAAACGCTCCACCATGGTTGGCACGCCCTATTGGATGGCACCGGAAGTCGTCACGAGAAAACAGTATGGCCCCCGG GTTGATGTGTGGAGTTTAGGAATCATGGCCATAGAAATGGTTGAGGGGGAACCGCCATATCTGAATGAAAATCCACTCAGA GCGTTATATCTCATCGCCACGAACGGCACACCTGAACTTGCGCACCCAGAGAAGCTTTCGCCAGTCTTCAAAGACTTCCTTGCTCAGTCACTAGAGATGGATGTAGAAAAGCGCTCCTCTGCACGGGAACTATTACAA CACCCGTTCTTGAAGCAAGCCAAGCCACTAGCAAGTTTGGTGCCCCTCATCTTAGCAGCCAAGGAGGCCACTTCAAGGGCTCACTAA
- the LOC5504907 gene encoding coatomer subunit delta, which produces MVLLAAAICTKNGKAIISRQFVEMTRSRIEGLLSAFPKLMTSGSSVKQHTFVETESVRYVYQPLEKLYMLLITTKHSNILEDLETLRLFSRVIPEYCRAMEESEIGEHAFELIFAFDEIVALGYRENVNLAQIRTFTEMDSHEEKVFQAVRQTQEREAKEEMKKRAKELQAAKVAAAKGRGGRVAMPGFGGMGSSSTKSDISSGNMDTVPIIDPTPAPKPSYPSRPAGSGKAMKLGSKSKDVDSFVDKLRSEGTEVISHKQKSLAQKPAAAPVVNQSSVHLKTEEKITLTAGRDGGLQNMEIRGIVLLRISDSQFAQIKLAVENNDDKGFQIQTHPNVDKKSFAQDNILVLKQAGKSFPTNSDIGLLRWRMQTTDESLMPLSINCWPSENDGQCDVNIEYELLVDGLELNDVVITIPVPHGVGGPVVGEIDGEYHYNHKQSTLDWQVPVIDASNKSGSMEFSIAGQPGDFFPVTVSFFSSKTYCDLKIISVSQVQGGEPVKFSQEVQFTVDKYEFV; this is translated from the exons ATG GTTCTCCTCGCTGCCGCAATATGTACAAAAAATGGAAAAG CCATCATTTCCCGGCAGTTTGTGGAGATGACAAGATCTAGGATAGAAGGTCTCCTCTCCGCCTTCCCCAAGCTCATGACGTCAGGAAGCAGTGTCAAACAGCACACGTTTGTTGAGACTGAAAGTGTTCGATATGTTTACCAACCACTAGAAAAACTCTACATGTTGTTGATCACAACTAAACACAGTAATATCTTGGAAGACCTGGAAACTCTCAGATTATTCTCTAGAGTG ATCCCAGAGTACTGTCGAGCCATGGAGGAGAGCGAGATAGGAGAGCATGCATTTGAGTTGATATTCGCTTTTGATGAGATTGTTGCTCTTGGTTACCGTGAGAATGTCAacctagcacagataaggacATTTACCGAGATGGACAGTCATGAAGAGAAGGTCTTCCAGGCAGTCAGACAG ACCCAAGAACGCGAAGCTAAAGAAGAGATGAAGAAGAGGGCTAAGGAACTACAAGCTGCTAAAGTGGCAGCTGCAAAGGGACGTGGTGGCAGGGTGGCCATGCCTGGTTTTGGTGGGATGGGATCCAGCTCAACGAAATCAGATATCTCTTCAGGAAACATGGACACAGTACCCATTATTGATCcaacaccagcaccaaaacCTTCCTACCCTTCACG ACCTGCTGGAAGTGGCAAGGCCATGAAGCTAGGTAGCAAGTCTAAAGATGTTGATTCTTTTGTTGACAAGCTGAGATCTGAAGGAACAG AAGTCATCAGTCACAAACAGAAATCTCTCGCTCAGAAGCCGGCAGCAGCTCCAGTAGTAAACCAGTCCAg TGTTCACCTCAAGACAGAAGAGAAGATCACACTCACTGCAGGCAGAGATGGTGGATTGCAAAACATGGAGATCCGCGGCATTGTTCTACTTAGAATCTCTGACAGCCAGTTTGCACAAATCAAGCTTGCTGTGgagaataatgatgataaaggCTTTCAGATACAG ACTCACCCCAATGTAGACAAGAAATCGTTTGCCCAAGACAATATCCTTGTGCTGAAGCAAGCAGGAAAATCCTTTCCCACCAACTCTGATATCGGTCTACTTAGGTGGAGAATGCAGACAACCGATGAGAGCTTGATGCCTTTATCAA TAAACTGCTGGCCTTCAGAAAATGATGGTCAGTGTGATGTTAACATTGAATATGAGCTCTTGGTGGATGGTCTGGAACTAAATGATGTTGTCATCACTATACCTGTGCC GCATGGCGTCGGTGGTCCAGTCGTTGGCGAAATTGATGGCGAGTATCACTACAACCACAAGCAGTCGACGCTTGATTGGCAGGTGCCAGTCATTGATGCAAGTAACAAGAGTGGCAGCATGGAGTTCAGTATTGCAGGGCAACCTGGCGACTTCTTCCCAGTTACCGTCTCATTCTTCTCTTCAAAAACATATTGTGATTTAAAG ATTATCAGTGTTTCCCAGGTGCAAGGTGGAGAACCAGTCAAATTTTCCCAAGAAGTACAATTTACTGTGGATAAATATGAATTCGTATAG